In Zingiber officinale cultivar Zhangliang chromosome 1A, Zo_v1.1, whole genome shotgun sequence, a genomic segment contains:
- the LOC122003741 gene encoding uncharacterized protein LOC122003741 — translation MRRHSAGDSFLFVKSSPRAARECDLPPPAVSSSSPPAGSSFLFAHTPLRNPPAAYLSLNISLLFIADNPNKVGIRYEAAALDVMYHGVPLGMATVLGFEQPAHSSRLVQTHVAVDHFNVLQADALNLVRDAAINDRVDLRLTGDVAAKILLLGISTPRVQVRLDQKSKLRTNIQW, via the exons ATGCGAAGACACAGTGCTGGTGATTCCTTTCTGTTCGTGAAATCATCTCCTCGCGCTGCTAGGGAATGCGACCTCCCACCGCCGGCCGTCTCTTCTTCGTCACCACCGGCCGGCAGCTCTTTCTTATTCGCACATACCCCTCTTAGGAATCCCCCCGCGGCCTACCTCTCCCTCAACATCTCGCTGCTCTTCATCGCGGACAACCCCAACAAGGTGGGAATCCGGTACGAGGCGGCGGCGCTCGATGTGATGTACCACGGCGTGCCGCTCGGCATGGCGACGGTGTTGGGCTTCGAGCAGCCCGCGCACAGCAGCCGCCTCGTCCAGACCCACGTCGCCGTCGACCACTTCAACGTGCTCCAAGCAGACGCGCTCAACCTCGTCCGCGACGCCGCCATCAACGACCGCGTCGACCTTCGCCTCACCGGCGACGTCGCCGCCAAGATCCTTCTCCTCGGCATATCCACCCCTAGGGTTCAG GTTAGATTGGATCAAAAATCCAAACTACGAACAA ATATACAGTGGTAG